A stretch of DNA from Planctomycetota bacterium:
AGGCCCGGCACCCATTCCACGGCCTTGGTCTCTACACGACCGTGAGCAGCGACGTGGGCGACGAGCAGGACCAGTGCGATCACCGGGCCGGCCGCGGCCAGCGCGACACGTCCGCCCATGTTCTGCCGGGGCAGGAACAGACCCACGCCACCACAAACCATCGGGGCAAACACGGCGATGAGGAGGGGCCAACCGGACGACATCAAGATCGCATCCTAGGGAAACGCCGGCTCCTCCAAGCGGGCGGGTGTTTTCATGACAAGCACCGCTAACTCGGCGCGATCGGCGTTACCGCCGTACAAATCGAAATCACATCTACGAGCAAACGGAGTCCGGCCCAAGCAATTCACTCGGCGGGCTGCGTCGCAGGAGCTTCCGCGTGGTCATCCCCATGATGGTCATCCCCGTCGGTGTAACCGGGAACGATGACATCTTCGATCACCACGTCCTCGACCGGTCGATCGCCGGCACCCTTGGCAACTTCGCTGATGGCGTCGACGACCTCGGTCCCTTCGATCACCTTGCCGAAAACCGTGTGCCGACCGTTGAGGTGCGGCGTCTCGGTGTCGGTGATGAAGAACTGGCTGCCGTTCGTGTTCGCGCCGGCGTTGGCCATCGAGATCACATATTTCTCGTGAATCAGCGGGTTGCCGACGACCTCGTCATAGAACCGGTAGCCGGGCCCGCCGCGACCGGTGCCGGTCGGATCGCCGCCCTGGATCATGAACTCATCGATCACGCGGTGGAAGATCACGCCGTCGTAAAAGTCCTCGGTGGCCAAGAACACGAAGTTGTTCACGGTCCGCGGGGCAAACTCGGGACGCAGTTCCAGGACGATGTTGCCGTGATTCGTCGAAATCGTGGCGACGATCGGCTCGCGCGGGTCGATCATCATCGCGGGAGCATCTTCCCATTGCTTGGCCGCTTGCTGCTCGGCTGCCACACGCTCGGAAGCAGCAACGGCGGAGGCGGGAATCGTGGCCCGCTCGGGGGCAACGGCGACAAAAGCAGCGATGGCGGTGAGTGCGGTGATCATCAACATGGTTCAAGCCTCCGTGATCTCGATGGTTTCAATCTGGTCACCCTGCGCGATGGCGTCAACGACGTCCTGGCCAGCACTGACCTTGCCGAACACCGCGTGCTTGCCGTCGAGCCAGTCGGTCGCGACGTGGGTGATGAAGAACTGAGAGCCGTTGGTGTTCGGACCGGCATTGGCCATCGACAGCACGCCCGGGCCGTCGTGCTTGAGCTTGAGCGCGCTCGGTTCGTCGTTCCACTTGTAGCCCGCGTCACCGGTACCGGTACCGAGCGGGCAACCGCCCTGGATCATGAAGTCCGCAATGACACGGTGAAACTTGATACCGTCATAGAACCCGTCCTTTGCGAGGAACACGAAGTTGTTCACGGTCGTCGGGGCTTCGCTGGCGAACAGTTCGACGTGGATCTCGCCTTTATTGGTCTTGAAGTTGGCCGTATAGGACTTTGCAGGGTCGATCTGCATGTCGGGTGCGGAGCGGTATGACTTGGGCATGGCCGCATGGTAGGCCGGCTCCATCCGTTGTAACCCGCACAGTCGGGGAAAGTCGTCGGCCGTGACGACCGATGTTCAGATTGTGGCACACGACTCGGAAAAAGAACCGGCGCACCTCGGCTCGGTGTTCAGCGGCAACACCGTCGAGTTGGATACCGAGACAACCGAAATCGAGTTGGTCGAAGCCGAGGAAGTTCTGATCGACCGCACCGCGTTCGGGTTCGACCCGGAGCCGGCCGACACGATCGACGCCGAAATCGAGGAACCGCCCGCACCGATCGACATTCGACCGGTGCCGATGAAGTACGCCGCCGCGGCCGCGATGATGCTCGGTGTCTTGGGTATGTTCGCCGGCCGACAGATGACCGGCACAGGCCCCGCAACGTCGATGGCCGCCGGCACCGCCGACACGTCGTTCGTCGACGAACCGATGATCGAGCGCACGCCGGGTAAGTCTTACATGCTCTACGCTGAATCGGTGACGCGTGATGGTGCCGACAAACTCGCGCTGCGACTCTGGAGCCTCGGCATCGAGACAACGGTCGAGCGAAACGTGCCGAACATCAACGGCTACGCCCTAGTCGGCACGCGTGGCTTCGACCTGATCAACGGTCTGCCCAACGGCGTCCGCCGATCCATGCCCGGCGTCGTCGAGGCGGGCTTCAACCCCGAGCCGATCCACTGGTCGCGCTAATCGGTGCCGAACTTCGCCGTCACCCGAATCGGGTCTGTTGCGTCGATCGCCACGTCACGCAACTTCGCCGTGCCCAACGGAAACGCCGCGAGGGGGAATCGCTTTTTCTCTAGTTCCTTGAGCTTGTCGCCGAGCAGGCCGGTGAGCAGCTTCATCACCAGACCGTCGCCGTTGAGCTGCAAACCCGACAGCCGTGCGACGAGATCGCCGTCGACTTCGAGGTTGCCGGTGAGGCCAACGGAGAACGCGGGCTTCATGAAGCCCATCGGCTTGTGCCCGTTGATCGTCGCGTCGAGCCGGACGCTCCGCGGGCCATGGCTTGCGATGTCGAGATCAATTCCTTCGATCACGACGCCGTGACCGTCCGCCCCCTGTTTCACCTTCGTCCCGATCAACGCGCGAAGGTCCGCCAGCGCGATGGACACATCCACATCACCGTCGCGCACGCTGCCGAGCATCAGCAGCCATCGCCCGTCGTCGGTGTCCTTGTCGAAGTCGAACGAAACACCGTTCGCGGTCAACGCCAGCTCCACATCGGCCGTGTCGACCTTGATCGGTCGGCCTTCGACAAGAAGGTTGTCGAAATGCGGGCCGGGCGTTCGTGTGTCGCCGGGTCGCGGGCGCTTTGGCGGGACGTCGGTCGACACTCTTGCGTCGGTGACCGTCACCTTGAGAAGATCGTCGGTGACATTAACGGCGTTGTGCCGTGGATCGAGCGTCAGTTCATTACGCAACGACCCGAGAATGGCATCGCGGAGTTGGTCGTTCGTGGCCGGCGGCTGATCGTTGTCGTGGTCTAGGTGAAACACGCCAGCAATGCTACTCCGGCCCGTTGTCGTCCGGGTCGGCCGATTTGCCGACGCCGAGAATGTTGAAAGTACCCAGAATCACCGCAAGCCCGCCGACGAAGAGCCATAGCCAACCGCCGATGGTCGGCTTGGTCAGTTCTAGGCCGATCACGAACAGGCCGATGAGCGCGACGACAACGCCGCCGATGCGGGACTTGGGCATGCGCGATCAAAGGCGCGCCGTGAGCGCTTGCGGGAAAATGCTTGCCCGGCGGTCGGTCGTGGGCGACACTTCTGGCCTGAGATGATGTCCATAACCCTGAAACAACCAATCGCCGTCGTTGCCGCATTCGCCTTTCCCGCAGTCGCGTTGGCCGGACCCGGAGCGGTGTTCAGCGATGACTTTTCCGACGGGGTCATCGGACTGCAGTGGACCCAGCTTGCCGACAACCCGCTGGACTTGGCCATCATTGAGGAAAACGGCCAGGTCGGTGTCATGGCGAACGGTTTCGGTGCACTCACCGATGACGCACTGTACCTCAGCAATGGCAGCGCGGGGTTCCGGCTCTCCACCGCCGACCCGTTCAACATGCAACTCGACTACAGCTACGCCACCACCGCCGACGTCAGCTCACCGCTGGAAGGACTCGCGCTGGTCTTCGGCGTCGGGGTCGACACCGACGGACAAGACAGTGCCGCGATCGGATTCGGCACGGCCAACGCCGGCATCGGGAACCTCACCGGTGCGACGGTTGCCTTCCGCGTCGACGATGCCCAGACCGTCTCACTCCCCGACACCACGGTTTCCTCAACCGGCACGTTCGTCATCGACTACGCGCCCGACACCGACACACTCACCTTCTCCACCAATGACGGCTTCAGTGATGATCTGACCGGCTTAGTGCAAGGTATCTGGGGCACGGATGCGTTGTTCGTCAGCTTCGGCGCACGCGGCAACGGCTTCGCGACGGACCAGTTCAACTCATTTTTCGACAACTTCGTGATCAACACTGGCACGCTCGTGGCCGTGCCGGAACCGGCATCGGTCGGATTGATCGCATTCGGAGGTTTGGCGCTACGGCGTCGGCGTTGATCGGGCGACTTCGTCGCCGCCACCGTTAGACCGGGAACAGCGAACCTTGTTCGAGGCCGAGAAGCTTGCGCTTCACGTCAGGGCCGCCGCCGCTGTAACCGCCGATCTTTCCACCGGCGGCGACAACGCGGTGGCACGGAATCACGATCGGGATCGGATTGGCACCGTTGGCCGCACCAACGGCGCGAGACGCGCCGTGCTTGCCGA
This window harbors:
- a CDS encoding peptidylprolyl isomerase; this encodes MPKSYRSAPDMQIDPAKSYTANFKTNKGEIHVELFASEAPTTVNNFVFLAKDGFYDGIKFHRVIADFMIQGGCPLGTGTGDAGYKWNDEPSALKLKHDGPGVLSMANAGPNTNGSQFFITHVATDWLDGKHAVFGKVSAGQDVVDAIAQGDQIETIEITEA
- a CDS encoding PEP-CTERM sorting domain-containing protein, translated to MSITLKQPIAVVAAFAFPAVALAGPGAVFSDDFSDGVIGLQWTQLADNPLDLAIIEENGQVGVMANGFGALTDDALYLSNGSAGFRLSTADPFNMQLDYSYATTADVSSPLEGLALVFGVGVDTDGQDSAAIGFGTANAGIGNLTGATVAFRVDDAQTVSLPDTTVSSTGTFVIDYAPDTDTLTFSTNDGFSDDLTGLVQGIWGTDALFVSFGARGNGFATDQFNSFFDNFVINTGTLVAVPEPASVGLIAFGGLALRRRR